Proteins encoded by one window of Colletes latitarsis isolate SP2378_abdomen chromosome 5, iyColLati1, whole genome shotgun sequence:
- the LOC143341933 gene encoding mitochondrial intermediate peptidase yields MMQILKKQTLKHFKKHRSVNTWSPLATAFNSITTEKYEFNLSKNQTGLFGIPELKTPEGFSILKDQAMIQTDILIAEATSKNRKRKIVEIFDDLSDALCKVADLAEFIRIAHPDKQFIKAAENACIFISGIVEKLNTHCELYNALRYAVNNGDIQETSIVDDHVAKLFLFDFEQCGIHLPESERENVVQLNDYILQIGQKFMAGAGNARTVDAKILLPGVREHFTMKDNRIIVQGLYVDSSNNLVREAAYRIFLYPDNNQEYLLHELLNSRHYLAKLCGFPSYAHRAVRGSTVETPEVIYDFLNILNDNLKLKAAQDFKEMQKMKDAESITKQNLMPWDTAYFMGKAKRTWLNISSTEFTPYFSLGACMDGINILTQALYGIRLESMPVISGEVWANNIHKIAVIDENEVVLGHIYCDFFEREGKPNQDCHFTIKGGRQLSDGSYQNPIAVLMLSLPPPRWSNPCLLSPASVENLFHEMGHALHSMLGRTKYQHVTGTRCSTDFAEVPSVLMEYFATDPRVVSTFAKHFQTLEQIPTVLLEKLHASKNIFCASELQNQVCYSMLDQVYHSGKLEKSSTDVLREIQGKYYGLPYVENTAWHLRFSHLVGYGAKYYSYLISRAIASWIWQTYFQADPFNRTAGDRYRKECLSHGGGKPSSKLVSDFLNKEASANNFAKSLLNEIDMRTDEAQKVKR; encoded by the exons ATGATGCAAATATTAAAGAAACAGACATTGAAGCACTTTAAAAAGCATAGGAGCGTTAATACATGGTCCCCGCTCGCAACAGCATTTAACTCCATTACCACGGAAAAGTATGAATTCAATCTGTCGAAAAATCAAACT GGATTATTTGGTATACCAGAGTTAAAAACTCCCGAGGGATTCAGCATTTTAAAGGATCAAGCAATGATCCAAACGGATATACTCATAGCAGAGGCCACTAGTAAAAATAGAAAACGCAAGATAGTAGAAATTTTTGATGATTTGTCTGACGCGCTATGCAAAGTTGCAGACTTGGCAGAATTTATTAGAATCGCGCATCCGgataaacagtttattaaagCTGCAGAAAATGCTTGTATATTCATCAGTGGTATagtagaaaa ATTAAATACTCATTGTGAACTGTATAATGCGTTACGGTATGCAGTAAATAATGGAGATATCCAAGAAACGTCTATCGTGGATGACCATGTTGCGAAATTGTTCTTATTTGATTTTGAACAGTGCGGTATACATTTACCAGAATCTGAACGGGAGAATGTTGTACAGTTAAATGATTACATATTACAA ATAGGTCAAAAATTCATGGCGGGTGCGGGTAATGCGCGAACAGTGGACGCCAAGATTCTTCTACCGGGTGTAAGGGAACA TTTCACAATGAAGGATAATCGGATAATAGTGCAAGGACTTTACGTAGATTCTTCTAATAATCTGGTTCGAGAAGCGGCCTATCGTATATTTTTATATCCAGACAACAATCAAGAATATCTCTTGCACGAACTTTTAAACTCGAGACACTACTTGGCCAAATTATGTGGATTTCCATCGTATGCTCATcg AGCCGTGAGAGGAAGTACGGTAGAAACGCCGGAAGTGATATATGattttcttaatattttaaatgataacttgAAGCTCAAAGCAGCACAGGATTTCAAAGAAATGCAAAAAATGAAAGATGCAGAATCGATTACAAAACAG AACCTAATGCCATGGGACACCGCGTATTTTATGGGAAAAGCAAAAAGAACCTGGTTGAATATATCTAGCACTGAATTTACTCCATATTTTTCGCTCGGTGCCTGTATGGacggaataaatattttaacgcaAGCTCTATATGGCATTCGACTAGAGTCTATGCCAGTTATATCAGGCGAAGTTTGGgcgaataatatacataaaatTGCTGTTATAGATGAAAACGAAGTAGTTTTGGGACATATATACTGTGATTTCTTTGAGAGAGAAGGCAAACCTAATCAAGACTGTCATTTTACTATTAAGGGTGGAAGACAATTGTCTGATGGATCTTATCAA aatccAATAGCAGTATTAATGTTATCTTTGCCACCGCCAAGATGGTCCAACCCATGTTTATTAAGTCCTGCTTCTGTAGAGAACTTGTTCCATGAAATGGGTCATGCATTACATTCTATGTTGGGTAGAACAAAATATCAACATGTAACTGGTACCAGATGCAGTACAGATTTTGCAGAGGTGCCGAGTGTATTAATGGAATATTTTGCAACTGATCCAAGA GTTGTGTCCACGTTCGCGAAACACTTTCAAACATTGGAGCAAATACCAACGGTTCTATTAGAAAAATTACATGCCTCCAAAAACATATTCTGTGCTTCTGAGTTACAAAATCAAGTATGTTATAGCATGTTGGATCAAGTTTATCACAGTGGAAAGTTGGAGAAATCATCAACTGATGTTTTGAGAGAGATACAAGGAAAATACTATGGACTCCCTTACGTTGAAAATACA GCATGGCATTTAAGATTTTCTCACTTAGTTGGATATGGTGCAAAATATTACTCGTATTTAATTTCTCGAGCAATTGCTTCTTGGATATGGCAAACTTATTTCCAAGCAGATCCTTTCAATCGAACCGCCGGGGATCGATATCGAAAAGAATGTTTATCACATGGAGGTGGCAAACCATCGTCCAAATTAGTATCTGATTTTTTGAATAAGGAAGCTAGTGCTAACAATTTTGCAAAATCTTTGTTGAACGAAATCGATATGAGAACCGATGAAGCGCAAAAAGTAAAAAGATAA
- the LOC143341935 gene encoding uncharacterized protein LOC143341935 isoform X2 codes for MRLVKKTLPLIYSVVMCVIAESSGTVSMRTSRSLPFDLSPSRWSGMFRTVWSGERFWEWPRNSVEGLLKLLTSPNTRKKMVFEFRPEDGPRASYAYQKRYGYRGQWLIELLGSGFNSNGINFFQSLPTTILVPPPPPVSEMTERHRRSPLASADRC; via the exons ATGCGGCTTGTAAAAAAAACGTTACCGTTGATATATTCAGTGGTG ATGTGCGTAATTGCTGAATCCAGTGGTACAGTGTCGATGCGAACGTCGAGATCGCTTCCGTTCGATTTATCTCCCTCAAGGTGGTCTGGCATGTTTCGGACTGTTTGGTCGGGCGAGCGGTTTTGGGAATGGCCACGAAACAGCGTCGAGGGTCTGTTGAAATTGTTAACTTCCCCAAATACAAGAAAGAAGATGGTCTTCGAATTTAGACCCGAGGATGGACCGCGCGCCTCTTACGCCTATCAAAAACGTTATGGATATAGGGGGCAATGGTTGATCGAATTACTCGGTTCAGGTTTCAACTCTAACGGTATCAACTTTTTCCAATCCTTGCCAACTACTATATTGGTTCCACCACCGCCTCCTGTCTCAGAGAtgacagaaaggcaccgaag atctccactggcctctgctgaccgctgctga
- the Spock gene encoding secretory pathway calcium atpase has protein sequence MYKGKGEKRENSLVEMKDTTSKKYEQLLDDNELDVAADKEHNENAVLNEVAKDQNPEMWLTTNEAASLGAEEVAARLHVDIRRGLWWQEADHRRQLVGYNEFSVKEEEPTWKKYVEQFKNPLILLLLGSAFVSVCMKQFDDAVSITVAIIIVVTVAFVQEYRSEKSLEELNKLVPPTCHCLREGHLETFLARNLVPGDIVYLNIGDRVPADIRIFEAIDLTIDESSFTGETEPAQKSTAPLLKANGLTTKKNIVFMGTLVRCGNGKGIVVNTGKKSEFGQVFSMMQAEEAPKTPLQKSMDILGTQLSFYSFCIIGIIMLLGWIQGKAILEMFTISVSLAVAAIPEGLPIVVTVTLALGVMRMAKRKVIVKKLPTVETLGCVNVICSDKTGTITKNEMTATILITSEGYIADITGTGYNDKGEVRIRKRDNYDLARTAISNMLEVGCVCNNAIIQNDTLLGQPTEGALIALAIKYGIYGVADKYLRLQEYPFSSEQKMMAVKCAPKYGENRQEIYFVKGALEKILPQCTKYSANGQVYSLNQKKDEEFLTEAYDIGQQGLRVIGLARGTSLQDLVYVGLVGICDPPRPHVRESIATLVNSGVKVKMVTGDAKETAAAIASMIGLDILHSRLMSGDEIDLMSEHQLEQCINNVSVFYRVTPKHKLCIVKALQREGNIVGMTGDGVNDGVALKKADIGIAMGKNGTDVCKEAADMILVDDDFGTIIDAIEEGKGIFHNIRNFVRFQLSTSIAALSLIALATLMGIPNPLNAMQILWINIIMDGPPAQSLGVEPVDKDVLKQKPRNTKELMITRHLILNVLLSAIIIIVGTLWVYNREMTNGTTARDTTMTFTCFVFFDMFNALSCRSQTKSIFTIGLWSNKMFLVAVTLSVIGQMLVIYFPPLQRVFQTEALTAKDILFLVALTSSVFAVSEIKKFIERQLYKRRVDTEYYNKSEMDFV, from the exons ATGTATAAAGGGAAAGGAGAGAAGAGAGAGAACTCGTTGGTAGAAATGAAAGATACAACGAGTAAGAAATATGAACAACTTTTAGACGACAATGAACTCGATGTTGCTGCGGACAAGGAACATAACGAGAATGCAGTATTGAACGAA GTTGCTAAAGATCAAAACCCAGAAATGTGGTTAACGACTAACGAAGCAGCCAGTCTTGGCGCGGAAGAAGTAGCAGCTAGATTGCATGTCGATATAAGAAGAGGACTGTGGTGGCAAGAGGCTGACCACCGGAGACAGTTGGTTGGATACAATGAATTTAGTGTTAAAGAAGAAGAACCAACATGGAAGAAATATGTTGAACAG TTTAAAAATCCATTGATTCTATTGTTACTTGGTTCTGCTTTCGTTAGTGTATGTATGAAACAATTTGACGATGCTGTCAGTATTACAGTA GCTATCATAATAGTAGTAACAGTTGCATTTGTACAAGAATACCGCTCTGAAAAATCCTTAGAAGAATTAAACAAACTGGTGCCACCAACTTGTCACTG TTTACGAGAAGGTCATTTGGAAACATTTCTTGCTCGCAACTTAGTTCCCGGTGATATAGTTTATTTAAATATCGGAGATAGAGTACCTGCGGATATCAGGATATTCGAAGCGATAGATTTAACAATCGACGAAAGCAGTTTTACCGGAGAAACCGAACCAGCACAAAAATCAACGGCTCCGTTGCTTAAAGCTAACGGGTTGACAACAAAGAAAAATATAGTGTTTATGGGTACGTTGGTGCGCTGTGGAAATGGAAAA GGGATAGTAGTCAACACAGGGAAAAAAAGCGAATTCGGACAAGTTTTTTCAATGATGCAAGCTGAAGAAGCTCCGAAGACACCGCTTCAAAAAAGTATGGATATTTTGGGCACTCAATTGTCCTTTTACTCATTTTGTATCATTGGTATTATTATGCTTCTTGGCTGGATCCAGGGCAAAGCTATACTTGAAATGTTTACTATCAGTGTAAGTTTGGCAGTGGCAGCTATACCAGAAGGTTTACCCATTGTTGTAACTGTAACTTTGGCATTAGGCGTTATGAGGATGGCTAAAAGAAAAGTCATTGTCAAAAAATTACCAACAGTTGAAACACTTG GTTGTGTGAACGTGATATGCTCTGATAAAACTGGAACTATTACGAAGAACGAGATGACTGCGACGATACTGATAACTTCCGAAGGATATATAGCTGACATTACCGGCACTGGTTATAACGATAAGGGAGAAGTACGAATTCGAAAGCGTGACAATTATGACCTTGCGCGCACTGCTATCAGCAACATGCTGGAAGTAGGATGTGTCTGCAATAACGCTATAATACAGAATGATACTCTGCTTGGTCAACCAACGGAAGGTGCACTGATAGCATTAGCTATAAAATACGGAATATATGGAGTTGCTGATAAATATTTACGGCTACAAGAATATCCATTCTCTTCGGAACAAAAAATGATGGCTGTGAAATGTGCACCAAAATATGGGGAG AATAGGCAAgagatatattttgtaaaagGTGCTCTGGAAAAAATCTTACCTCAGTGTACCAAGTACTCTGCCAATGGTCAAGTATATTCTCTTAATCAAAAGAAGGATGAAGAATTTCTAACGGAAGCTTACGATATTGGACAACAAGGATTAAGAG TAATTGGATTAGCACGTGGTACATCATTACAAGACCTTGTGTACGTTGGTCTCGTGGGTATATGCGATCCTCCTCGACCACATGTTCGCGAATCTATAGCAACTCTCGTTAACAGTGGCGTTAAAGTCAAGATGGTTACAGGTGATGCCAAAGAAACTGCAGCGGCAATAG CAAGTATGATCGGACTAGATATACTTCACTCGCGTCTAATGTCTGGAGATGAGATTGACTTAATGTCCGAACATCAATTAGAACAATGTATTAATAATGTTAGTGTGTTCTATCGTGTTACACCCAAGCACAAATTATGCATCGTTAAAGCTTTGCAAAGGGAAGGAAATATAGTGGGCATGACAGGTGATGGTGTAAATGATGGAGTTGCTTTGAAAAAAGCAGATATAGGTATTGCTATGGGTAAAAATGGTACCGATGTTTGCAAAGAAGCTGCAGACATGATTCTGGTGGATGACGATTTTGGAACTATTAT cgatGCAATTGAAGAGGGGAAAGGAATTTTTCACAATATACGAAATTTTGTAAGATTTCAATTAAGTACTAGTATAGCTGCTCTTTCTTTAATTGCTCTCGCTACTCTGATGGGTATACCAAATCCTTTAAATGCCATGCAAATCCTTTGGATTAATATTATTATGGATGGTCCACCCGCTCAAag CCTTGGTGTCGAACCAGTTGATAAGGATGTCTTGAAACAGAAACCACGTAACACGAAAGAATTAATGATTACGCGACATCTTATTCTCAATGTATTATTATCTGCCATTATTATCATTGTTGGTACTTTATGGGTTTATAACAGAGAG atGACGAATGGTACTACTGCAAGGGATACAACCATGACTTTTACGTGTTTCGTTTTCTTCGATATGTTTAACGCTCTAAGTTGTAGATCACAG ACAAAGTCAATATTCACTATTGGTTTATGGAGTAACAAGATGTTCCTGGTAGCTGTTACATTATCGGTAATAGGACAAATGTTAGTGATCTACTTCCCACCATTGCAACGAGTTTTCCAAACTGAAGCTCTCACGGCAAAGG ATATTTTATTCTTGGTGGCGTTAACTTCGAGTGTTTTCGCGGTTAGcgagataaaaaaatttatagaGAGACAGCTTTACAAACGACGAGTAGATACAGAATATTACAACAAGTCCGAAATGGATTTTGTATGA
- the LOC143341935 gene encoding uncharacterized protein LOC143341935 isoform X1 has product MRLVKKTLPLIYSVVMCVIAESSGTVSMRTSRSLPFDLSPSRWSGMFRTVWSGERFWEWPRNSVEGLLKLLTSPNTRKKMVFEFRPEDGPRASYAYQKRYGYRGQWLIELLGSGFNSNGINFFQSLPTTILVPPPPPVSEMTERHRRYSLTLCQITRT; this is encoded by the exons ATGCGGCTTGTAAAAAAAACGTTACCGTTGATATATTCAGTGGTG ATGTGCGTAATTGCTGAATCCAGTGGTACAGTGTCGATGCGAACGTCGAGATCGCTTCCGTTCGATTTATCTCCCTCAAGGTGGTCTGGCATGTTTCGGACTGTTTGGTCGGGCGAGCGGTTTTGGGAATGGCCACGAAACAGCGTCGAGGGTCTGTTGAAATTGTTAACTTCCCCAAATACAAGAAAGAAGATGGTCTTCGAATTTAGACCCGAGGATGGACCGCGCGCCTCTTACGCCTATCAAAAACGTTATGGATATAGGGGGCAATGGTTGATCGAATTACTCGGTTCAGGTTTCAACTCTAACGGTATCAACTTTTTCCAATCCTTGCCAACTACTATATTGGTTCCACCACCGCCTCCTGTCTCAGAGAtgacagaaaggcaccgaaggtactctctcacactatgtcagatcacgcgtacgtga
- the LOC143341936 gene encoding uncharacterized protein LOC143341936, which yields MNFFRVSVLLTFIVLVFHSDRHILAASPVGAFSFIHDLVQYNVAGVPLIHEQTHWDFDPEVGKLRKIRYEEENGRHGELAIAKIGMGIGYKGLWGTSA from the exons ATGAATTTCTTTCGTGTTTCG GTGTTGCTAACTTTTATCGTGCTGGTATTTCACAGCGACAGACACATATTAGCCGCTAGCCCTGTTGGTGCTTTTTCGTTTATTCACGATCTAGTTCAGTATAACGTAGCAGGAGTGCCGCTCATCCACGAG CAAACGCATTGGGATTTTGATCCAGAAGTCGGGAAACTGAGAAAAATCAGATACGAAGAAGAAAATGGTCGTCACGGCGAACTCGCAATAGCGAAGATTGGCATGGGTATCGGATACAAAGGACTTTGGGGAACGTCTGCGTAA
- the LOC143341937 gene encoding uncharacterized protein LOC143341937 — protein MTRHASWTVVISVTLIIVFFLGLITESAATIAQPKAPNFQYFERPKYRYPYYDENGRGKLLYGYGGPDLYQYKTYSALEGIH, from the exons ATGACAAGACACGCTTCT TGGACGGTCGTGATCTCCGTGACACTAATCATCGTCTTTTTCCTCGGGTTAATTACTGAAAGTGCAGCAACGATAGCACAACCAAAGGCACCTAATTTTCAATACTTCGAAAG gcCTAAATACCGTTATCCATACTATGATGAAAACGGCAGAGGAAAATTACTCTATGGCTATGGAGGACCAGATCTTTATCAATATAAAACTTATAGTGCCCTTGAAGGAATCCATTAG